A single Triticum dicoccoides isolate Atlit2015 ecotype Zavitan chromosome 2A, WEW_v2.0, whole genome shotgun sequence DNA region contains:
- the LOC119354282 gene encoding protein translation factor SUI1 homolog produces the protein MSDLDVQIPTAFDPFAEANAGDAGAAAGSKDYVHVRIQQRNGRKSLTTVQGLKKEFSYSKILKDLKKEFCCNGTVVQDTELGQVIQLQGDQRKNVSNFLVQAGIVKKEHIKIHGF, from the exons ATGTCTGATCTTGACGTTCAGATCCCAACTGCCTTTG ACCCCTTTGCCGAGGCGAATGCTGGGGACGCTGGTGCAGCTGCCGGATCAAAAGACTACGTTCATGTACGCATCCAGCAGCGTAATGGTCGCAAGAGCCTGACCACTGTCCAGGGTCTGAAGAAGGAGTTCAGCTACAGCAAGATCCTCAAAGACCTCAAGAAAGAGTTTTGCTGCAATGGTACAGTTGTCCAGGACACAGAACTTGGACAG GTCATTCAACTCCAGGGTGATCAGAGGAAGAACGTCTCAAACTTCCTTGTCCAG GCCGGCATTGTGAAGAAGGAACACATCAAGATTCATGGTTTCTGA